CGTCGACGAACCGGCGGATCTCGTCGAGGTGCTCGTCCACGGCACCGGGCGGGCCCGGGACTGCCTCCGTGAGTTCGGATTCGAACTCGAGACGTCCGCGGGTCGGGTCGACGTCACCCGCGTCTCGGCGGCGCGGGACTGACACTGCGCTGGTGATCGTCGACCGCGAGCACGGTGTCGGACGGCCAAAGTGAAGCCTTATGTGCGCCGCGACGACACTCCGACGTGATGCTTCCCGGGGCGAGCGAGTACGGTATCGACCTGTCGATCGACGACGCGGCCGTAGCGACGCTGCTGGACGTCGGGCCGGAGGACGTCGCCGGCCCGTCGGAGCTGACGTTCGCACGGAACGTCTTCGTTCCCCTGACGACGGCCTGCCGGTACACCTGTACCTACTGTACGTACTTCGATCCGCCGGGACGGGCGTCGCTGCTCTCGCTCGAGGAGGTCCGGGAGATCTGCCAGCGCGGAGCCGACGCGGGCTGTACTGAGGCGCTTTTCACCTTCGGGGACGACCCGGACGATCGCTACACGGAGATCCACGATCAGCTCGCGGAGTGGGGCCACGACTCGATTCACACCTACCTCCGCGAGGCCTGCGAGGTCGCCCTCGAGGAGGGACTGCTCCCCCACGCCAACCCCGGCGACCAGACCCGCGAGCAGATGGCCGAAGTCGCGGCCGTCAACGCCAGCATGGGCGTCATGCTCGAGTCGACCGCCGCAGTCGACGCCCACGCCGGCCCGCGAAGGAAGGAGCCGGCCCAGCGCCTGCGAACGATCCGGAACGCCGGCGAACTCGACGTCGCCTTCACCACGGGCATTCTGGTCGGTATCGGCGAGACGTGGCGCGATCGGGCCGAGAGCCTGCTCGCGATCGCCGAGATGCACGACAGGTACGATCACGTACAGGAGGTGATCGTCCAGCCGGTGGTGGAGAACGAGCGCTGGTCCGACGGCTCGCCCGCCCTCGAGACGATGCGCCGCGTGACGGCGATGGCTCGCGTCGCTTTGCCGGAGGACGTCTCCGTGCAGGTCCCGCCGAACCTCGCGCCCGCCCGGGACCTGATCGACTGCGGCGTCGACGACCTCGGCGGCGTCTCGCCGATCACCGACGATCACATCAACCCCGACTACGAGTGGCCCGCCCTGCGGGAACTCGAGGAGATCGCCGAGACAGCGGGGCTCCCCCTGCACGAACGCCTGCCCGTCTACGAGCGGTTCCTGCCCGCCGACCTGCGACCGACGGACTTCGACGGGGTGCCCGCGGAAGGGGCGGACGACGGCGACCGGGAGTGGATCTCCCCGACGATCCGATCAGCCCTCGCGGCCGACGACGCGGCCGGTGACCGCTACCGGGGCGTGCTCCGGGACGGCACTCCCGGTTGACGATCGTCACAGCCGTTTTTCCGCGCGTCGCGGCCGCTTCTCCGCTACGTCGCGACCGTTCTCCTTCTCGCATCCGACGACTTATTGTGGGCTGACCACTACCTCCTGGTATGGTGTGCCACAACGTACCAATTCAATCCGTCCCTCGCATCTGCGGTGGTGAGCCGGCGTGAGCGACGACCGACCGCCGACGGAGGACGACTCCACTGCGGAGGGGACACCCGACGACGGCGACGATCGAACCGGCGCGAGCGGATTCCGCTTCGAGGCCGGACTCCGGTCGCTCACGGACCTCCTCGATGCCCTCGTCGACGTGACGGTCACCGACGTCCTGCCGCCACCGGCCGAACGGACTGATCGGTCGACTGACCGACGACGTCGGTCGGGTGACGACCCCCTCGGCTTTCACGCGACGCGTCGGCGGCCATCATCGGCTGCCGGACCCCTCGTCGACACCCGGCGCGCCGACGGCGAGTTCGTCGTCACCGCCGACGTTCCGGACGCGAGCAGGGACGACGTCTCGGTCGGTATCGATCCGCGGACCAGCGAGGTGGTGATCACCGTCTCGGGGGTCGTCCTCGAACGGGTCGCGACGCCGTGGCGATCGGTCGAGGCGACCAGGGTTCGGTTCAACAACGGCGTGCTCGAGGTCAGGCTGCGGCCGGACGACTCCTGATACGGACTGCTGTACCGATGTACCGGGCAACTACCGACGGATCGCTGTTGCGCCGAAACTGACGGTCAGCAGTCCGTATGACTCCGACTCGATCGGCGGGCTATCGGGACGCGGTGATCCCGAACCGATCGTCGTCGGTCCGCTCGAGGGTCGCTTCCTCGCGGAGTTTCACGACCCGTCCCGTCGGATTCGACTCGACCGCGGCGCTGGCGTCGATCGACTCGAGGGTGCCGAGCAACTGCGCTTTCGGCGGCTTCTGTGCGGCGGCGCAGTCGTAAATCGTGAGCAGTCCGCGATCGCTCGCCTCGCGCTCGTAGACGACGATCTGGGCGTGGTTCGGCAGGTGCCACCGGTCGTCGTCGATCGGGACGAGATGATTCATATCGGGGGAACGGTCGGGGCCGGGAAAAAGCTGATCCGGCGTCATACGGTTTACTGTAAGTCATTTCCGGCGCAACCGCCGCCCGGATCGCGGTTGCGCCGGTACATCGGTACAGCAATCCGTATCAGTCGTCGGCCGGCATCGGTCGCTCCTCGTCAGTCAGCAGCGGCGTCCCGTCCGCCTTCGGCCCGAGGCGCGGCCCGAACGGCGGGTCGTCGGGGTCGACGACGCGCCGTTCGTCGTAGCCGGTCGATCGCTCGACCGGGACGCGGCCGATCGAGGCGATCATCTCCACGTAGTCCGCGAACGACCGGTACTCGCCGTACTCGCCGCCGGCGCGTTTGGTGATCTCTTCGGAGAGAATCGTCCCCATGAAGTCGTCCGCGCCGCAGTTGAGCATCTTCAGCCCGCCCTCGTCGCCGTACTTGACCCACGAGGACTGGACGTGGTCGATGTTGTCCAGAAAGAGCCGCGAGACGGCGATCATGAGTTCGTCCTCGGCCTGCGAG
The nucleotide sequence above comes from Halosolutus halophilus. Encoded proteins:
- a CDS encoding Hsp20/alpha crystallin family protein, with the protein product MSDDRPPTEDDSTAEGTPDDGDDRTGASGFRFEAGLRSLTDLLDALVDVTVTDVLPPPAERTDRSTDRRRRSGDDPLGFHATRRRPSSAAGPLVDTRRADGEFVVTADVPDASRDDVSVGIDPRTSEVVITVSGVVLERVATPWRSVEATRVRFNNGVLEVRLRPDDS
- the cofG gene encoding 7,8-didemethyl-8-hydroxy-5-deazariboflavin synthase subunit CofG translates to MLPGASEYGIDLSIDDAAVATLLDVGPEDVAGPSELTFARNVFVPLTTACRYTCTYCTYFDPPGRASLLSLEEVREICQRGADAGCTEALFTFGDDPDDRYTEIHDQLAEWGHDSIHTYLREACEVALEEGLLPHANPGDQTREQMAEVAAVNASMGVMLESTAAVDAHAGPRRKEPAQRLRTIRNAGELDVAFTTGILVGIGETWRDRAESLLAIAEMHDRYDHVQEVIVQPVVENERWSDGSPALETMRRVTAMARVALPEDVSVQVPPNLAPARDLIDCGVDDLGGVSPITDDHINPDYEWPALRELEEIAETAGLPLHERLPVYERFLPADLRPTDFDGVPAEGADDGDREWISPTIRSALAADDAAGDRYRGVLRDGTPG